One stretch of Zingiber officinale cultivar Zhangliang chromosome 6B, Zo_v1.1, whole genome shotgun sequence DNA includes these proteins:
- the LOC121989847 gene encoding mitochondrial carrier protein CoAc1-like, whose amino-acid sequence MDSSPKSTMTSAAADVDVCTLDWMPVYVKELIAGGAAGAFSKTAVAPLERVKILMQTRTEGFKTLGILQSLRRLKQQEGVLGFYKGNGASVLRIVPYAALHFMAYEQYRCWILNNHSSIVSGPFVDLLAGSAAGGTAVLCTYPLDLARTKLAYQVNNPARFGNASMLGTQPTYSGIKDVFRKVYLEGGIRSLYRGGAPTLIGILPYAGLKFYIYEDLKARVPEEYRNSVVLRLSCGALAGLFGQTLTYPLDVVRRQMQVQNQQLPNHLDAPPIRGTMQGLSFIVRNQGWRQLFAGLSLNYVKVVPSVAIGFTAYDVMKTFLRVPPREKSSSPPNA is encoded by the exons ATGGATTCTTCCCCAAAGTCGACGATGACCTCTGCAGCAGCAGACGTAGATGTCTGCACGCTGGATTGGATGCCTGTATATGTCAAGGAATTGATTGCCGGAGGTGCTGCTGGAGCATTTTCGAAGACGGCTGTGGCACCACTAGAGCGTGTCAAGATTCTAATGCAG ACAAGAACTGAAGGATTTAAAACTCTTGGAATTTTACAATCTTTGAGGAGGTTGAAGCAGCAAGAAGGAGTTTTAGGGTTCTATAA AGGAAATGGTGCAAGTGTGCTGCGAATAGTCCCTTATGCTGCACTTCATTTCATGGCATATGAACAATATCGTTGTTGGATATTGAATAATCATTCTTCAATAGTTTCGGGACCATTCGTAGATCTTTTGGCGGGTTCAGCTGCTGGTGGTACTGCTGTTTTGTGTACCTATCCTTTAGATTTAGCTCGGACAAAGCTAGCTTACCAG GTAAATAACCCAGCGAGATTTGGCAATGCTTCAATGTTAGGCACCCAGCCTACCTATAGTGGTATAAAAGATGTATTTAGGAAGGTTTATCTGGAAGGTGGTATCAGATCTCTTTATCGAGGAGGAG CTCCCACACTTATTGGCATCCTTCCCTATGCTGGTCTGAAGTTTTACATATACGAAGATCTTAAGGCTCGGGTACCTGAAGAATACAGAAATTCTGTAGTTCTGCGTCTCTCCTGTGGTGCTTTGGCTGGTTTATTTGGACAAACTCTCACGTATCCACTAGATGTTGTCAGGAGGCAGATGCAG GTACAAAATCAACAATTGCCAAATCACTTAGATGCCCCACCGATCAGAGGAACGATGCAAGGGCTTTCATTCATTGTGCGGAACCAGGGATGGAGGCAGTTGTTTGCTGGTTTGAGCCTCAACTATGTTAAG